In the genome of Aureimonas sp. OT7, one region contains:
- a CDS encoding MarR family transcriptional regulator — protein sequence MTHFTSGNTLAFLLSDGARLYRQAFERTIAESGSGLTPGEVRTLGHALRYHGSRQAVLAERMGIEPMTLSAYLDRLEARGLIRREVDRTDRRAKIIHPTDEAARLMQQLSPLFQKVYDEATRDIDEETMRACVQALIGIRSNLTSDPELLGSLDPSKPEDLTGRPVL from the coding sequence GTGACTCATTTTACCTCCGGCAACACCCTTGCCTTCCTTCTGTCGGATGGTGCGCGGCTTTACCGGCAGGCATTCGAACGCACCATCGCCGAAAGCGGCAGCGGGCTGACGCCGGGGGAGGTGCGTACGCTGGGCCACGCGTTGCGGTATCACGGGTCCAGGCAGGCGGTGCTGGCGGAGCGGATGGGCATAGAGCCGATGACGCTGTCGGCCTATCTCGACAGGCTGGAGGCGCGCGGCCTGATCCGCCGCGAGGTGGACCGCACCGACAGGCGCGCCAAGATCATCCATCCGACGGACGAGGCGGCGCGGCTGATGCAGCAACTCAGCCCGCTGTTTCAAAAAGTCTACGATGAGGCGACGCGCGACATCGACGAAGAGACCATGCGCGCGTGCGTCCAGGCGTTGATCGGCATTCGCTCGAACCTGACGAGCGACCCGGAGCTTCTGGGCAGCCTCGACCCGTCGAAACCGGAGGACCTGACCGGACGCCCGGTCCTCTAA
- a CDS encoding multidrug effflux MFS transporter translates to MSEARTSVIGALLVAIGPISMALYTPAMPELAHAFDTDPALVKLSLSLYFAGFAVTQLVCGPLSDALGRRRTTVIFMILYIAGALVAVLASTIGWLLAARLLQGVGASVGVATARAIVRDQFTGEASSRIMSTIGMILALGPAIAPTIGGFTLALAGWHAIFVVMLFFGIAVIGIVLGAMHETTTPDPAMLKPRAILSAYGRLARNRTFLCCCLVLGGSVGALYTWATILPFVLIDHAGLTPQQFGVGMLAQSGMFFLGSSLTRLSMRWMPAERLVVPGLLAIGLGGLLLLLVLSLRAPGYIEVMIPIGLYAFGIGFVMPAMTTAALAPFPRIAGSAAAMMGFMQMGTGLVGGLIAAAIPDPVLAVRTIIPAFACVAIAAYLALRRPVATPPAVRR, encoded by the coding sequence ATGTCCGAAGCGCGGACGAGTGTCATCGGCGCGCTCCTGGTGGCTATCGGGCCCATTTCCATGGCGCTTTACACGCCTGCGATGCCGGAACTGGCGCACGCCTTCGACACGGACCCGGCCCTGGTCAAGCTGTCCCTGTCGCTGTATTTCGCCGGCTTCGCCGTCACCCAACTGGTCTGCGGGCCGCTGTCCGATGCGCTGGGGCGCCGCCGAACCACCGTCATCTTCATGATCCTCTATATCGCCGGGGCGCTGGTCGCCGTGCTGGCGTCCACCATCGGATGGCTGCTCGCGGCGCGTCTTCTGCAAGGTGTGGGGGCATCGGTCGGCGTTGCGACCGCCCGCGCCATCGTGCGCGATCAGTTCACCGGCGAGGCGTCCTCGCGCATCATGAGCACCATCGGCATGATCCTGGCGCTGGGGCCCGCGATCGCGCCCACCATCGGCGGCTTTACCCTGGCGCTGGCCGGCTGGCACGCCATCTTCGTGGTCATGCTGTTCTTCGGCATCGCCGTCATCGGCATCGTGCTCGGCGCCATGCACGAGACGACCACGCCCGACCCCGCAATGCTGAAGCCCCGCGCCATCCTGTCGGCCTATGGCCGGTTGGCCCGCAACCGCACCTTCCTGTGCTGCTGCCTCGTCCTCGGCGGATCCGTCGGGGCGCTCTACACCTGGGCCACGATCCTGCCCTTCGTGCTCATCGACCATGCCGGATTGACGCCGCAGCAATTCGGCGTCGGCATGCTGGCCCAATCGGGCATGTTCTTTCTCGGCTCGTCGCTGACGCGGCTGTCAATGCGCTGGATGCCGGCGGAACGGCTCGTTGTGCCCGGGCTTTTGGCCATCGGCCTCGGCGGGCTACTGTTGCTTCTGGTCCTGTCGCTGCGCGCACCGGGCTATATCGAGGTGATGATACCCATCGGCCTCTATGCCTTCGGCATCGGCTTCGTAATGCCGGCCATGACGACGGCGGCGCTGGCCCCGTTTCCGAGGATCGCCGGTTCCGCCGCCGCCATGATGGGTTTCATGCAGATGGGCACGGGGCTGGTCGGGGGCCTGATCGCGGCCGCCATACCCGACCCTGTCCTGGCCGTGCGCACGATCATCCCCGCCTTCGCCTGCGTGGCGATCGCCGCCTATCTTGCCCTGCGCCGTCCCGTGGCTACGCCGCCTGCCGTCCGGCGTTGA
- a CDS encoding LysE family translocator — MDHAVMTFLPDAAALASFAVASFVLAVTPGPDMVLFLSRTIAQGRRAGFACMFGALTGIIVHTTLVALGLAALLAASPQAFALLKLAGVAYLIFLAVQAVRNGSAPAVALGRSAYLGFSRNWRAGLAVNLLNPKIILFFLTFLPQFVAASDPHAAAKLAFLGLTFVAIGLCVCIGVILMADRVALLLRRSQRASRALDWLFASVFSAFAVKLMLARA, encoded by the coding sequence ATGGACCATGCCGTCATGACCTTCCTGCCCGATGCCGCCGCGCTTGCCAGCTTCGCCGTCGCCTCCTTCGTGCTGGCCGTTACGCCCGGGCCCGACATGGTCCTGTTCCTGTCGCGTACCATTGCTCAGGGGCGCAGGGCCGGTTTCGCGTGCATGTTCGGCGCGCTCACCGGAATCATAGTCCATACGACGCTGGTGGCGCTGGGTCTCGCGGCCCTGTTGGCGGCTTCGCCCCAGGCTTTCGCCCTGCTGAAGCTGGCGGGCGTCGCCTATTTGATCTTCCTTGCGGTACAGGCCGTGCGCAACGGCTCGGCTCCGGCCGTCGCGCTGGGCAGATCGGCCTATCTGGGCTTCAGCCGCAACTGGCGCGCCGGCCTCGCGGTCAACCTCCTCAACCCGAAGATCATCCTGTTCTTCCTGACATTCCTGCCGCAGTTCGTGGCCGCCAGCGATCCGCATGCCGCCGCGAAGCTGGCCTTCCTGGGACTCACCTTCGTTGCGATCGGGTTGTGCGTCTGCATCGGCGTCATCCTCATGGCCGATCGGGTCGCGCTGCTGCTGCGTCGCAGCCAGAGAGCTTCTCGTGCGCTCGACTGGCTTTTCGCCTCGGTGTTCTCGGCCTTCGCGGTAAAGCTGATGCTGGCGCGGGCCTAA
- a CDS encoding M3 family metallopeptidase: MNTPHDLSPFDASVFDFDGPAGLPDFSKLTADRFEPAFEEAMASHAAEISAIANADAPPSFDNTVAAMERAGALLRRVSATFHALAGANTDDALQAVERAVSPRLSRHSSAISLNEALFARVDALYEARHTLGLDAESLRLLERMHLGFVRSGARLVGRDRDALAEINARLSELGTAFSQNVLADEKSYALPVPGAALEGLPGWLVAAMAEAAQARGMAGHVVTLSRSLIVPFLTYCRDRALRETAFAAWTARGEHDGPHDNRPIMAETLRLRAEKARLLGYDSFAAFKLDDSMAKTPDAVRTLLTSVWDKARVRAAADAEALAALAVAEGDNAALAPFDWRYYAEKRRQAEFSFDEGALKPYFQLDRMIEASFDVANLLFGLTFERIENARAWHPDARVWQVLRADGSTVGIFIGDYFARSSKRSGAWMSALRGQDKLDGGHTPIIYNICNFAKPAKGQPALLSMDDARTLFHEFGHALHGLLSDVTWPSLSGTSVSRDFVELPSQLYEHWLGVPEILERHARHVETGEALPAELVRRMEETRNFDAGFDTVEFTASALVDLALHEMGQAPDDPIAAEAEVLARIGMPDAIVMRHRSPHFAHVFSGDGYASGYYSYMWSEVLDADAFEAFTETGDPFDPAMAQSLLRNIYSAGNSRPADVLYQAFRGRMPDAGALMRKRGLAA, translated from the coding sequence TTGAACACACCACACGACTTAAGTCCATTCGACGCGTCCGTCTTCGATTTCGATGGCCCCGCCGGCCTCCCGGACTTCTCGAAGCTGACCGCCGATCGTTTCGAGCCGGCCTTCGAAGAGGCAATGGCCAGCCATGCGGCCGAGATTTCAGCCATCGCCAATGCGGACGCCCCGCCCAGCTTCGACAACACCGTCGCGGCCATGGAGCGCGCCGGCGCCCTGCTGCGGCGCGTATCGGCCACCTTCCATGCACTGGCCGGCGCCAATACCGACGACGCCCTGCAGGCGGTGGAGCGCGCCGTGTCGCCCCGCCTCTCGCGCCATTCCTCGGCCATCTCGCTGAACGAAGCGTTGTTCGCACGGGTCGACGCGCTTTACGAGGCACGCCACACGCTGGGCCTCGACGCGGAGTCGCTGCGGCTGCTGGAGCGGATGCATCTGGGTTTCGTGCGCAGCGGCGCGCGCCTCGTCGGCAGGGACCGAGACGCACTGGCCGAGATCAATGCACGGCTGTCCGAACTCGGCACCGCCTTCTCCCAGAACGTTCTGGCCGACGAGAAGTCCTATGCTCTCCCGGTGCCCGGGGCGGCGCTGGAAGGCTTGCCGGGCTGGCTCGTCGCCGCCATGGCAGAGGCCGCGCAAGCGCGTGGCATGGCAGGCCATGTCGTGACCTTGTCTCGCTCGCTGATCGTGCCCTTCCTGACCTATTGCCGCGACCGCGCCTTGCGTGAAACGGCCTTCGCCGCCTGGACGGCCAGGGGCGAGCATGACGGCCCGCACGACAACCGGCCCATCATGGCCGAAACGCTGCGCCTGCGCGCCGAGAAGGCGCGGCTGCTGGGCTATGACAGCTTCGCCGCCTTCAAGCTGGACGACAGCATGGCGAAGACGCCGGATGCGGTGCGCACGCTGCTGACGAGCGTCTGGGACAAGGCGCGCGTCCGCGCTGCGGCGGATGCGGAGGCATTGGCGGCGCTGGCGGTGGCGGAAGGCGACAACGCCGCCCTCGCCCCGTTCGACTGGCGCTACTACGCGGAAAAGCGCCGGCAGGCGGAATTTTCTTTCGATGAGGGCGCGCTGAAGCCCTATTTCCAATTGGACCGGATGATCGAGGCGTCGTTCGACGTCGCCAACCTTCTGTTCGGCCTGACATTCGAGCGCATCGAAAACGCGCGGGCATGGCACCCGGATGCCCGCGTCTGGCAGGTGCTGCGTGCCGACGGCTCGACGGTCGGAATCTTCATCGGCGACTATTTCGCCCGTTCCTCCAAACGCTCCGGCGCATGGATGAGCGCGCTGCGTGGGCAGGACAAGCTCGACGGCGGGCATACGCCCATCATCTACAACATCTGCAACTTCGCAAAACCAGCGAAGGGCCAGCCGGCGCTTCTGTCGATGGACGACGCGCGCACCTTGTTCCACGAATTCGGCCATGCGCTGCACGGCCTCCTCTCCGACGTGACGTGGCCTTCATTGTCCGGAACCTCCGTCTCGCGCGATTTCGTCGAACTGCCGTCGCAGCTCTATGAGCATTGGCTCGGCGTACCCGAGATTCTGGAAAGGCATGCCCGCCACGTCGAAACCGGCGAGGCCCTGCCGGCCGAGCTCGTGCGCCGCATGGAAGAGACGCGCAATTTCGACGCCGGCTTCGATACGGTGGAGTTTACCGCATCCGCCCTTGTGGATCTTGCCCTGCATGAAATGGGCCAGGCGCCGGACGACCCGATTGCGGCCGAGGCCGAGGTGCTGGCCCGGATCGGCATGCCGGATGCCATCGTGATGCGGCACCGTTCGCCGCATTTCGCACATGTCTTCTCGGGCGATGGCTACGCTTCGGGCTACTATTCCTACATGTGGTCGGAAGTGCTGGACGCCGACGCCTTCGAGGCATTCACCGAAACGGGGGATCCGTTCGACCCTGCGATGGCGCAGAGCCTGTTGCGGAACATCTATTCGGCCGGCAACAGCCGCCCGGCGGACGTATTGTACCAGGCCTTCCGGGGGCGGATGCCGGATGCCGGCGCGCTGATGCGCAAGCGGGGCCTTGCGGCCTGA
- a CDS encoding LLM class flavin-dependent oxidoreductase, whose product MTVYSMLDLAPVPEGATVAEALGRSARLAQHAEAQGYHRFWLAEHHNMPGIASAATAVVIGHVAAHTKTIRVGSGGIMLPNHAPLVIAEQFGTLAELYPGRIDLGLGRAPGTDMLTARALRRNLESSDNFPQDVVELLHYLDDADEGQKLRAIPGSGTHVPVWILGSSLFGAQLAAHLGLPYAFASHFAPAALDDAVEVYRQTFRPSAFLDKPYFMLAANLFAAATDAEGRKLKTSMQLAFAQLRTGKPGKLPRPVDDIDAALDPSARAMVDEALRISATGSPQSVREQLAGLIARYQPDEIMLNGQIHDEAARLESFRIGAEAMQALNAGRQAA is encoded by the coding sequence ATGACTGTCTACTCGATGCTGGATCTGGCGCCCGTGCCCGAGGGCGCAACCGTCGCGGAGGCGCTTGGCCGCTCCGCCCGGCTGGCACAGCATGCGGAAGCCCAGGGCTACCATCGGTTCTGGCTGGCCGAGCACCATAACATGCCCGGCATCGCCAGCGCGGCCACCGCGGTGGTGATCGGCCATGTCGCGGCCCATACGAAGACGATCCGCGTCGGCTCGGGCGGGATCATGCTGCCGAACCACGCGCCGCTGGTGATCGCCGAGCAGTTCGGTACGCTGGCCGAGTTGTATCCGGGCCGCATCGATCTGGGGCTCGGGCGCGCGCCCGGCACCGACATGCTGACGGCGCGCGCCCTGCGCCGCAATCTGGAGTCGTCCGACAACTTCCCGCAGGACGTGGTGGAACTGCTCCACTACCTGGACGATGCGGACGAGGGGCAGAAGCTGCGCGCCATTCCGGGCTCCGGGACGCACGTTCCGGTATGGATTCTCGGGTCCAGCCTGTTCGGCGCCCAACTGGCGGCGCATCTGGGCCTGCCCTACGCCTTCGCCTCCCATTTCGCGCCGGCCGCGCTGGACGATGCGGTGGAGGTGTATCGCCAGACGTTCCGCCCATCGGCCTTCCTGGACAAGCCGTACTTCATGCTGGCGGCCAACCTGTTTGCCGCCGCGACAGATGCCGAGGGGCGGAAACTGAAGACATCCATGCAGCTTGCCTTCGCCCAGTTGCGCACCGGCAAGCCCGGCAAGCTGCCGCGGCCGGTGGACGATATCGACGCGGCACTGGACCCGTCGGCCCGCGCCATGGTGGACGAGGCGCTGCGCATCTCCGCCACGGGCAGCCCGCAGTCGGTGCGGGAGCAATTGGCCGGTCTGATCGCGCGGTACCAGCCGGACGAGATCATGTTGAACGGCCAGATCCACGACGAGGCCGCGCGGCTGGAATCGTTCCGCATCGGCGCCGAGGCGATGCAGGCGCTCAACGCCGGACGGCAGGCGGCGTAG
- a CDS encoding glutathione S-transferase, with amino-acid sequence MLTIHHLNNSRSQRVLWLLEELELPYEIRHYQRGADMQAPAELRQLHPLGKSPVLTEGAFTLAETGAIVTYILETHARGRMVPAQGSPDYWRYQHFLHHAEGTAMPPLLLKLVLATVTKKTPALVRPVVGKAMQATDEGFVTPQIERNLAYWDRSLADTGWFAGPDISAADVMMSFPVEAAASRADLSGYGNLTGFLSRIHARPAYRAALDKGGPYAFAE; translated from the coding sequence ATGTTGACGATCCATCACCTGAACAATTCCCGCTCGCAGCGGGTCCTGTGGCTTCTGGAGGAGCTCGAGCTCCCCTACGAAATCCGCCATTACCAGCGCGGCGCGGACATGCAGGCACCTGCGGAGCTGCGCCAGCTGCACCCGCTGGGCAAGTCGCCTGTCCTGACGGAGGGGGCCTTTACGCTGGCTGAAACGGGCGCCATCGTCACCTACATCCTCGAAACGCATGCGCGCGGACGCATGGTCCCGGCGCAGGGCAGCCCCGACTACTGGCGCTACCAGCATTTCCTGCACCACGCGGAAGGAACGGCCATGCCGCCGCTGCTTCTGAAGCTCGTTCTGGCAACGGTGACGAAGAAAACGCCGGCTTTGGTGCGGCCCGTGGTTGGCAAGGCGATGCAGGCGACGGACGAGGGCTTCGTGACGCCGCAGATCGAAAGAAACCTTGCCTACTGGGACCGATCCCTTGCGGATACAGGCTGGTTTGCCGGACCGGATATCAGCGCCGCCGATGTCATGATGAGCTTTCCGGTGGAGGCGGCCGCATCGCGGGCCGACCTGTCCGGCTACGGCAACCTGACCGGTTTCCTGTCGCGGATCCACGCCCGCCCCGCCTACCGCGCGGCGCTGGACAAGGGCGGGCCCTACGCCTTCGCTGAATAG
- a CDS encoding argininosuccinate synthase, translating to MAAHRDVKKVVLAYSGGLDTSIILKWLQTEYGAEVVTFTADLGQGEELEPARKKAELMGIKDIRIEDVREEFVRDFVFPMFRANALYEGTYLLGTSIARPLISKRLVEIAAETGADAIAHGATGKGNDQVRFELSAYALNPDIKVIAPWREWELKSRTQLIDFAEKHQIPVPKDKRGEAPFSVDANLLHSSSEGKVLEDPNEEPPAYVFQRTVSPEEAPDTPTVVKIGFKRGDAVSIGGKALPPHEILAALNDLGRDNGIGRLDLVENRFVGMKSRGIYETPGGTILIAAHRAIESLTLDRGAAHLKDELMPRYAELIYNGFWFSPEREMLQALIDKSQEHVEGTVTLKLYKGNVIVIGRESDKSLYSDALVTFEDDHGAYDQKDAAGFIRLNALRLRTLAKRDR from the coding sequence ATGGCCGCGCATCGCGATGTCAAGAAAGTCGTTCTCGCCTATTCCGGAGGTCTCGACACCTCCATCATCCTGAAATGGCTGCAGACGGAATATGGCGCGGAGGTCGTCACCTTCACCGCGGATCTCGGCCAGGGCGAGGAGCTGGAACCGGCCCGCAAGAAGGCCGAGCTGATGGGTATCAAGGATATCCGCATCGAGGACGTGCGGGAGGAATTCGTCCGCGACTTCGTCTTCCCGATGTTTCGCGCCAATGCCCTGTATGAAGGCACCTACCTTCTGGGAACCTCCATCGCCCGCCCGCTGATCTCCAAGCGGCTGGTGGAGATCGCAGCGGAAACGGGCGCCGACGCCATCGCCCACGGCGCCACCGGCAAGGGCAACGACCAGGTCCGCTTCGAACTGTCGGCCTACGCCCTGAACCCGGATATCAAGGTGATCGCGCCGTGGCGCGAATGGGAGCTCAAGTCCCGCACCCAGCTCATCGATTTCGCCGAAAAGCACCAGATCCCCGTGCCGAAGGACAAGCGCGGTGAAGCGCCCTTCTCGGTGGACGCCAATCTCCTGCACTCCTCGTCCGAGGGCAAGGTGCTGGAAGACCCGAACGAAGAGCCGCCGGCCTATGTCTTCCAGCGAACGGTGAGCCCGGAAGAGGCGCCAGACACGCCGACCGTCGTCAAGATCGGTTTCAAGCGCGGCGATGCCGTGTCGATCGGCGGCAAGGCGCTGCCGCCGCACGAAATTCTTGCCGCTCTCAACGACCTCGGCCGCGACAACGGGATCGGCCGGCTGGATCTGGTGGAAAACCGCTTCGTCGGCATGAAGTCTCGTGGCATCTACGAAACGCCGGGCGGCACCATTCTCATCGCGGCGCACCGTGCCATCGAAAGCCTGACGCTGGACCGCGGGGCGGCGCACCTGAAGGACGAATTGATGCCCCGCTATGCGGAGCTGATCTATAACGGCTTCTGGTTCTCGCCCGAGCGCGAGATGCTGCAGGCGCTGATCGACAAGAGCCAGGAGCATGTCGAGGGCACCGTGACGCTGAAGCTTTACAAGGGCAACGTCATCGTCATCGGGCGGGAAAGCGACAAGTCGCTCTACTCCGACGCGCTCGTCACCTTCGAGGACGACCACGGCGCCTACGACCAGAAGGATGCGGCCGGGTTCATCCGCCTCAACGCACTGCGCCTGCGCACCCTGGCCAAGCGCGACCGCTGA
- the typA gene encoding translational GTPase TypA, with translation MKLRNIAIIAHVDHGKTTLVDKLLAQSGSVRENQRVEERAMDSNDLEKERGITILAKATSVEWKDTRINIVDTPGHADFGGEVERILNMVDGAVILVDASEGPMPQTKFVLSKALKVGLKPIVAINKIDRPDERHEEVLNEIFDLFVNLDATEEQLDFPVLYGSGRGGWMADAPTGPQDQGLAPLFDLILSHVPEPSTAGKDAPFEMIGTILEANPFLGRLITGRIQSGSIRPNQAVKVLSRDGKQLESGRISKILAFRGLERQPVEYAEAGDIVAIAGLQKGTVADTFCDPSVTTALEAQPIDPPTVTMSFIVNDSPLAGTEGDKVTSRVIRDRLLKEAEGNVALKIEESEDKDSFFVSGRGELQLAVLIETMRREGFEIGVSRPRVVMQKDEATGETLEPIEEVVIDVDEEHSGIVVQKMSERKAEMVELRPSGGGRQRLVFHAPTRGLIGYQSELLTDTRGTAIMNRLFHSYQPYKGPLPGRTNGVLIANEAGEAVAYAMFNLEDRGPMVIDPGVKVYEGMIIGIHSRDNDLEVNVLKGKKLTNIRAAGKDEAVKLTPPIRMTLDRALSWIQDDELVEVTPKNIRLRKLYLDPNERKRFEKSRKAAA, from the coding sequence ATGAAGCTCCGCAATATCGCGATCATTGCGCACGTCGACCATGGAAAGACCACCCTCGTCGATAAGTTGCTCGCACAGTCCGGCTCCGTCCGCGAGAACCAGCGCGTCGAAGAGCGTGCGATGGACTCCAACGACCTTGAAAAGGAGCGCGGCATCACCATTCTCGCCAAGGCGACCTCGGTGGAATGGAAAGACACCCGCATCAACATCGTGGACACGCCGGGCCACGCCGATTTCGGCGGCGAGGTCGAGCGCATCCTGAACATGGTGGACGGCGCGGTCATCCTGGTCGACGCATCGGAAGGCCCGATGCCGCAAACCAAGTTCGTGCTGTCCAAGGCCCTCAAGGTCGGCCTCAAGCCCATCGTGGCGATCAACAAGATCGACCGTCCGGACGAGCGCCACGAGGAAGTGCTGAACGAGATCTTCGACCTGTTCGTCAATCTCGACGCCACGGAAGAGCAACTGGACTTCCCCGTCCTCTACGGCTCCGGCCGCGGCGGCTGGATGGCCGATGCGCCGACCGGCCCGCAGGACCAGGGCCTGGCCCCGCTGTTCGACCTCATCCTCAGCCATGTTCCGGAACCCAGCACCGCCGGCAAGGACGCGCCCTTCGAGATGATCGGCACCATCCTCGAAGCCAACCCGTTCCTCGGCCGCCTCATCACCGGGCGCATCCAGTCCGGCTCCATCCGCCCGAACCAGGCCGTCAAGGTTCTGAGCCGCGACGGCAAGCAGCTGGAAAGCGGCCGCATTTCCAAGATCCTGGCCTTCCGCGGCCTGGAGCGCCAGCCGGTGGAATACGCCGAGGCGGGCGACATCGTGGCCATAGCCGGCCTGCAGAAGGGCACCGTCGCCGACACGTTCTGCGATCCGTCGGTGACCACCGCTCTGGAAGCGCAGCCGATCGACCCGCCGACCGTGACGATGTCGTTCATCGTCAACGACAGCCCGCTGGCCGGCACCGAGGGTGACAAGGTCACCAGCCGCGTCATCCGCGACCGCCTGTTGAAGGAGGCCGAGGGCAACGTGGCCCTGAAGATCGAGGAGTCGGAAGACAAGGACTCGTTCTTCGTGTCCGGCCGCGGCGAGCTGCAACTTGCGGTACTGATCGAGACGATGCGCCGCGAAGGCTTCGAGATCGGCGTTTCGCGCCCGCGCGTCGTGATGCAGAAGGACGAAGCCACTGGCGAGACGCTGGAGCCCATCGAGGAAGTCGTCATCGACGTCGACGAGGAGCATTCCGGCATCGTCGTGCAGAAGATGAGCGAGCGGAAAGCCGAGATGGTGGAGCTGCGCCCCTCGGGCGGCGGCCGCCAGCGCCTGGTGTTCCACGCGCCGACTCGCGGTCTGATCGGCTACCAGTCGGAACTGCTCACCGATACGCGCGGCACGGCCATCATGAACCGGCTGTTCCACTCCTACCAGCCGTACAAGGGCCCCCTGCCGGGCCGCACCAACGGCGTCCTGATCGCCAACGAAGCGGGCGAGGCCGTGGCCTACGCCATGTTCAACCTGGAGGATCGTGGCCCGATGGTGATCGATCCCGGCGTCAAGGTGTATGAGGGGATGATCATCGGCATCCACTCGCGCGACAACGACCTGGAGGTCAATGTCTTGAAGGGCAAGAAGCTCACCAACATCCGCGCCGCCGGCAAGGACGAAGCCGTGAAGCTGACCCCACCCATCCGCATGACGCTGGACCGCGCCTTGTCCTGGATCCAGGATGACGAGCTGGTGGAAGTGACGCCGAAGAACATCCGTCTGCGCAAGCTGTATCTCGACCCGAACGAGCGCAAGCGCTTCGAGAAGAGCCGCAAGGCGGCCGCCTGA
- a CDS encoding MetQ/NlpA family ABC transporter substrate-binding protein, translating into MTTLTLTRRTLFATLAALSVAAAMPLSTAQAQDTIRIGVMAGETEEVFRTVAEEAAKQGLTLTIVPFSDYIQPNEALANGEIDANAFQHGPYLEAQIQQHGYAIEPVGYTLIQPIGLYTRKYDTVADIPDGAQIGIPNDPSNGGRALKLLEHEGLIKLRADAGVLATAIDVEENPKNIRIQELDAGIVGRAIDDLDAAVVNTDWAFKAGLTAAEDRIAIEPLEDNPYRNFIAVRSEDKDKPWVKTLVSSFQNQPVADALETVYKGTTLPAW; encoded by the coding sequence ATGACCACACTGACCCTTACCCGCCGCACCCTATTCGCCACCCTGGCCGCGTTGTCGGTCGCGGCCGCCATGCCACTGTCCACCGCGCAGGCACAGGACACCATCCGCATCGGCGTGATGGCGGGCGAAACCGAAGAAGTGTTCCGGACCGTCGCCGAGGAAGCCGCAAAGCAGGGCCTGACGCTGACGATCGTGCCCTTCTCCGACTATATCCAGCCCAACGAGGCGCTTGCCAATGGCGAGATCGACGCCAATGCCTTTCAGCACGGGCCCTATCTGGAAGCGCAGATCCAGCAGCACGGCTATGCCATCGAGCCGGTCGGCTACACGCTGATCCAGCCCATCGGCCTCTATACCCGGAAGTACGACACCGTTGCCGACATTCCGGACGGCGCGCAGATCGGCATTCCGAACGATCCGTCCAATGGCGGGCGGGCGTTGAAGCTGCTCGAGCATGAGGGCCTGATCAAGCTGCGGGCCGATGCCGGCGTTCTGGCGACGGCCATCGACGTGGAAGAGAACCCGAAGAACATCCGGATTCAGGAGCTGGACGCCGGCATCGTCGGGCGCGCCATCGACGATCTCGACGCCGCCGTCGTCAACACCGACTGGGCCTTCAAGGCCGGCCTGACCGCCGCGGAAGACCGGATCGCCATCGAACCGCTGGAAGACAATCCGTACCGTAACTTCATCGCCGTGCGCAGCGAGGACAAGGACAAGCCCTGGGTAAAGACGCTCGTCTCCTCGTTCCAGAACCAGCCCGTCGCCGATGCACTGGAAACGGTCTACAAGGGCACCACGCTTCCCGCATGGTGA